In a single window of the Azospirillum thiophilum genome:
- a CDS encoding ShlB/FhaC/HecB family hemolysin secretion/activation protein produces MHRPVPRLAILHPGRLSVLLLLGIAVPLPVLAQAVPPSLPPSLDPNRLEQRFERPAVPQSVPEIEMPEPERAPPPQDAERITLTLTEVRIEGNSVYDGASLAALWQDKLGKPVTLADLYAIRDSITARYRNDGYVLSQAVVPAQRIRDGVVRLQVVEGYVSEVVIQGEATDRLGLLRRMGEKIKGSRPLRMAEMERYVLLAADLPGVAVKTVLEASPDTPGASRLTLTLERTPFDGSLTLDNRGTRSVGPMQLTGVASVEDQFGLFERTTVQGIVTPQIRELRFFDLGQLVPVDAEGTVVEYGARRSWSQPGDSVRPLELDSLTTSARVAVSHPFIRSRTQSLRGGAGFTIRDSRTDALGDKLSQDRLRILSVNLSYDFADGWGGTNLLTAELSKGLDILNATRTGSAALSRSGGRSDFRKLALSAQHNQPLDDSTILVLSGEAQYSPDQLLSSEEYGLGGKQYGRAFDSSEITGDSGFAGRAELQYILPVQDDGLDYAIAYGFGDYGAVYNYESGTRHGRRSLASAGLGLRVGVFRRIDAGVEVARPFITTPFSTQDREPRVFFTLSTRF; encoded by the coding sequence ATGCACCGTCCCGTCCCGCGCCTCGCCATCCTGCATCCCGGCCGTCTGTCCGTCCTGCTTCTGTTGGGCATCGCCGTTCCGCTGCCGGTCCTGGCCCAGGCGGTGCCGCCGTCCCTGCCTCCCTCCCTCGATCCCAACCGGCTGGAGCAGCGCTTCGAGCGGCCCGCCGTGCCGCAGTCGGTGCCGGAGATCGAGATGCCGGAGCCGGAAAGGGCACCTCCGCCGCAGGATGCCGAGCGCATCACCCTGACGCTGACCGAGGTCCGGATCGAGGGCAACAGCGTCTATGACGGCGCCAGCCTCGCGGCCCTGTGGCAGGACAAGCTGGGCAAGCCGGTGACGCTGGCCGATCTCTATGCCATCCGCGACTCCATCACCGCGCGCTACCGCAACGATGGCTATGTGCTGTCACAGGCGGTCGTCCCGGCCCAGCGCATCCGGGACGGCGTCGTCCGGCTGCAGGTGGTGGAGGGCTATGTCAGCGAGGTCGTCATCCAGGGCGAGGCGACGGACCGGTTGGGCCTGTTGCGGCGGATGGGCGAGAAGATCAAGGGCTCCCGCCCGCTCCGCATGGCGGAGATGGAGCGCTATGTCCTGCTGGCCGCCGATCTGCCCGGCGTGGCGGTCAAGACCGTGCTGGAGGCCTCGCCGGATACGCCCGGCGCCTCGCGCCTGACGCTGACGCTGGAACGCACGCCGTTCGACGGCTCCCTGACGCTCGACAACCGCGGTACCCGCTCGGTCGGGCCGATGCAACTGACCGGTGTCGCCAGTGTCGAGGACCAGTTCGGCCTGTTCGAGCGGACGACGGTACAGGGCATCGTCACCCCGCAGATCCGCGAGCTGCGCTTCTTCGACCTGGGCCAGCTGGTGCCGGTGGATGCGGAGGGGACGGTGGTGGAGTATGGCGCCCGCCGCTCCTGGTCGCAGCCCGGCGACAGTGTCCGGCCGCTGGAGCTGGACAGCCTGACGACATCCGCTCGGGTTGCGGTTTCGCACCCCTTCATCCGCAGCCGGACGCAGAGCTTGCGGGGTGGGGCCGGCTTCACCATCCGCGACAGCCGCACCGACGCGCTGGGCGACAAGTTGTCGCAGGATCGGCTGCGGATCCTCTCCGTCAATCTTTCCTACGATTTCGCCGATGGCTGGGGCGGGACGAACCTGTTGACCGCGGAACTGTCCAAGGGGTTGGACATCCTGAACGCGACGCGGACCGGCAGCGCCGCCCTGTCCCGCAGCGGAGGGCGCAGCGACTTCCGCAAGCTCGCCCTCTCGGCACAGCACAACCAGCCGCTCGACGATTCGACGATCCTGGTCCTGTCGGGCGAGGCGCAGTACAGCCCCGATCAACTGCTGTCGTCGGAGGAATACGGTTTGGGCGGAAAGCAATATGGCCGGGCCTTCGATTCTTCGGAAATCACCGGCGACAGCGGCTTCGCCGGCCGGGCGGAATTGCAATATATCCTGCCGGTCCAGGACGACGGCCTGGATTACGCCATCGCCTATGGCTTTGGCGATTATGGTGCGGTTTACAATTACGAGAGCGGCACGCGCCATGGCCGCCGTTCGCTCGCGTCAGCCGGCCTTGGCCTGCGTGTCGGCGTCTTCCGGCGCATCGACGCCGGGGTGGAGGTCGCACGGCCCTTCATCACCACGCCCTTCAGCACGCAGGACCGCGAGCCACGCGTGTTCTTCACACTGTCGACGCGGTTCTGA
- a CDS encoding cold-shock protein: MSEELKNVTATNVTATVKWFKPEKGFGFVRLADGSGEAFLHASVLAAASLPNPVEGTTVVCDLAQGAKGPQVVAIHSATPPETPPAPRARNQRPPRPTASAVQPAFQSEDGGEAMVRAPKPPRERRERSAEPAGPATMAYGTVRWYNLDSQSGLIEPWEEGATVYFDRATLRQSGLDIVADGEDVRYLAVGSEDAPVAQRVELI, encoded by the coding sequence TTGAGCGAAGAGTTGAAGAACGTCACCGCGACGAACGTCACCGCGACGGTAAAATGGTTCAAGCCGGAAAAGGGTTTTGGGTTCGTCCGCCTCGCCGATGGTTCGGGAGAGGCATTCTTGCACGCTTCGGTCCTGGCCGCCGCCTCCCTGCCCAACCCGGTCGAGGGCACGACGGTCGTCTGCGACCTGGCCCAGGGCGCCAAGGGACCCCAGGTCGTCGCCATTCACTCCGCCACGCCGCCGGAAACCCCGCCTGCTCCGCGTGCCCGCAACCAGCGCCCCCCCCGCCCCACCGCATCGGCCGTCCAGCCCGCTTTCCAAAGCGAGGATGGCGGCGAGGCCATGGTTCGCGCCCCCAAGCCGCCGCGTGAACGGCGCGAGCGCAGCGCCGAACCGGCCGGCCCGGCCACCATGGCCTACGGTACGGTGCGCTGGTACAATCTCGACAGCCAGTCCGGCCTGATCGAGCCCTGGGAAGAGGGTGCGACCGTCTATTTCGACCGCGCCACCCTGCGCCAGTCGGGCCTGGACATCGTCGCCGACGGCGAGGACGTCCGCTATCTGGCCGTCGGGTCGGAAGATGCGCCGGTCGCCCAGCGGGTCGAGTTGATCTGA
- a CDS encoding adenylate/guanylate cyclase domain-containing protein — protein MKLPRRLRLVLLSAVAPVVAALLALAVSPSLQGPSIDSLYWLRELLHGPRPAPDPSPVVVVGIDEETYRRPPFAGTPQALWGPRLGTVLGAMLDGGAAAIGLDLVHPTSVETLIPGFERDYLLTLRRGGREGRLVLAKVQHQSAPLMPFRGYMIAAGATNVRSVNLVEDPDGVLRRVPVTLTVAGSNTGGPGTAGQAGQPRQEPGMAVEVASRALKAPLERLPDGGAALAGYRLPGGEGDRLLVNHATSAGAIPTYSLADLFACAEAGKSDYFARHFKGKAVMVGTVLDVEDRKLSSNRWVTKPEGVNLPERCALPVMSDLYVAGRTRDSIPGVYIHAAAISNLMNRDALAETNGTTAAALVLLLAGLAAVVTLATRPPVAAAWLVAVLAGWSGVAVELFQAGLVLPYLQAASAALLVFPLALGFRFAVLDRDQRRIRSAFKLYLPGSLIDDMIASGQSPSLGGEERDLSILFCDIAGFTKMSEGMEPEALVLVLNRYFTVMTDIIEAHGGFVDKYIGDAVLAVFGAPYAIDNHARAAVAAALAMRQAMADDPTLLATASGRGSNRIGIATGPALIGNIGSPRRFNYTVMGDTVNLASRLEGANKYYSTALMVSGETVLHHGDPEAFRALDTVQVVGRSEPVAVFEPLSDASRSDPEDHAQRAAYAAALDHWRAGRFDQAAAGFRSLVAVDSAALAMLHKAERRVGSAPEPDWAGVTALTDK, from the coding sequence ATGAAGCTGCCGCGGCGTCTCCGGCTTGTCCTGCTCAGTGCGGTGGCGCCGGTCGTCGCCGCATTGCTGGCGCTGGCGGTCTCGCCGTCGCTCCAGGGGCCGTCGATCGACAGCCTCTACTGGCTGCGCGAACTGCTGCACGGTCCCCGCCCGGCACCCGATCCGTCGCCGGTGGTGGTGGTCGGCATCGACGAGGAGACCTATCGCCGCCCGCCCTTCGCCGGCACGCCGCAGGCGCTGTGGGGGCCGCGGCTCGGCACTGTGCTGGGGGCGATGCTCGATGGCGGGGCGGCCGCCATCGGCCTCGATCTTGTCCACCCGACCTCGGTCGAGACGCTGATCCCCGGCTTCGAACGCGACTATCTGCTGACGCTCCGACGCGGCGGCAGGGAGGGCCGTCTGGTGCTGGCCAAGGTGCAGCATCAGAGCGCCCCGCTGATGCCCTTCCGCGGCTACATGATCGCCGCCGGGGCGACCAATGTCCGTTCGGTCAATCTGGTGGAGGATCCCGACGGCGTGCTGCGCCGCGTGCCGGTGACGCTGACGGTGGCCGGATCCAACACAGGTGGGCCCGGTACCGCTGGGCAGGCCGGCCAGCCGAGGCAGGAGCCCGGCATGGCGGTCGAGGTTGCCTCCCGCGCGTTGAAGGCGCCGCTGGAGCGGCTGCCGGACGGCGGTGCCGCGCTGGCCGGCTATCGGCTGCCGGGCGGGGAGGGTGACCGGCTTCTGGTCAACCATGCGACCTCCGCCGGTGCCATACCGACCTATTCGCTGGCCGACCTGTTCGCCTGCGCCGAGGCCGGCAAGTCCGACTATTTCGCCCGGCATTTCAAGGGCAAGGCGGTGATGGTCGGCACCGTGCTGGATGTGGAGGACCGCAAGCTCTCCTCCAACCGCTGGGTGACCAAGCCGGAAGGGGTGAACCTGCCCGAGCGCTGCGCCCTGCCGGTGATGAGCGACCTGTATGTCGCCGGCCGCACCCGCGACAGCATCCCCGGAGTCTACATCCACGCCGCCGCGATCTCCAACCTGATGAACCGCGACGCCTTGGCGGAGACGAACGGCACGACCGCCGCGGCGCTGGTGCTGCTGCTGGCCGGGCTGGCCGCCGTGGTGACGTTGGCGACCCGCCCACCGGTGGCCGCCGCCTGGCTGGTGGCGGTACTGGCAGGCTGGAGCGGCGTCGCCGTGGAGCTGTTCCAGGCCGGGCTGGTGCTGCCCTATCTGCAGGCGGCCTCGGCCGCGCTGCTGGTTTTCCCGCTGGCGCTCGGCTTCCGCTTCGCCGTGCTCGACCGCGACCAGCGGCGCATCCGCAGCGCCTTCAAGCTCTATCTGCCCGGTTCGCTGATCGACGACATGATCGCCTCCGGCCAGTCGCCCAGCCTGGGCGGGGAGGAGCGCGACCTTTCCATCCTGTTCTGCGACATTGCCGGCTTCACCAAGATGTCGGAGGGGATGGAGCCGGAAGCGCTGGTCCTGGTGCTGAACCGCTATTTCACGGTGATGACCGACATCATCGAGGCGCATGGCGGCTTCGTCGACAAATATATCGGCGACGCGGTGCTGGCGGTGTTCGGCGCTCCCTATGCCATCGACAACCACGCCCGTGCCGCGGTCGCCGCGGCGCTGGCGATGCGGCAGGCGATGGCGGACGACCCGACACTGCTGGCGACGGCGAGCGGCCGCGGCTCCAACCGCATCGGCATCGCCACCGGGCCGGCGCTGATCGGCAACATCGGCTCTCCCCGGCGCTTCAACTACACGGTGATGGGCGACACCGTGAATCTCGCCTCCCGCCTGGAGGGCGCCAACAAATACTACAGCACCGCACTGATGGTCAGCGGCGAGACGGTGCTGCACCATGGCGACCCGGAGGCGTTCCGCGCGCTCGACACCGTGCAGGTGGTCGGTCGCAGCGAACCGGTCGCGGTGTTCGAACCCTTGTCCGACGCCAGCCGATCCGACCCGGAGGATCATGCCCAGCGCGCCGCCTATGCCGCCGCCCTCGACCATTGGCGCGCCGGCCGCTTCGACCAGGCGGCGGCCGGTTTCCGTTCGCTGGTCGCAGTCGACAGCGCGGCGCTGGCGATGCTGCACAAGGCGGAACGGCGTGTCGGCAGCGCGCCTGAACCGGATTGGGCGGGCGTCACCGCCCTTACCGACAAATAG
- a CDS encoding right-handed parallel beta-helix repeat-containing protein translates to MTTTDQTAFYVSTQGKDSWSGRLAAPNADGTDGPFASLEKARDAMRSSDTDTTYIRGGTYRLDETLTLDSRDDGHGFLAYKGETPVLSGGQRVTGFASEGGGLYSAKLSIANGLDVSIGGVRQQAAQTGDVDPTAPATSGWHMLKAGTDGASKTSFNFSAGDIPSTLKPHAGLVVQTFDTERLKDDISSVKTIDQYHHTLTLDDAASYALRSGGTYRVMNDASLIRDAGEFGWRASDGKLVVKPEHPASFEADGVVVARLGSLIKTAGTSNLSIEGLTFADARHDGAALSMQGGQGNSVGGNHFVNVGTAVSLDGTDGSRIAGNHMEHLGANGVSMFHAADGNSIYANTIEHIGLIAKGGAAIGGTGSSETLVRNNDITDAPRYGVSFKEWDDGQVNRNNTVEFNRIHHVGQETADGGGIEMLGRSGTAMGSIIRGNELIDTGGLATDGQGNWLTDHKGWGISLDDLTSGVIVRDNFVKGFAWAGIYVHGGDGNLLENNFGVSSRAEDPFIRVEWVPKAGADARPHDTTIIRNLAAGDLPIDQYWKLLSPGSLTMDGNLAANGRAFGPNDAVFNPGFTDSARGDYSLKENADALSHGIHDLSWSSMGVDGYHADSSMPLFWDHAA, encoded by the coding sequence ATGACGACCACCGACCAGACCGCCTTTTACGTGTCCACCCAGGGCAAGGACAGCTGGTCCGGGCGGCTCGCCGCTCCCAACGCCGACGGTACCGACGGTCCCTTCGCCAGCCTGGAGAAGGCGCGGGATGCGATGCGGTCGAGCGATACCGACACCACCTACATCCGCGGCGGCACCTATCGCCTGGACGAGACCTTGACCCTCGACTCCCGCGACGACGGGCACGGCTTCCTTGCCTACAAGGGCGAGACGCCGGTGCTGAGCGGCGGGCAGCGGGTGACCGGTTTCGCCAGCGAAGGCGGCGGCCTCTATTCCGCGAAGCTGTCCATCGCCAATGGGCTGGACGTGAGCATCGGCGGTGTCCGCCAGCAGGCGGCGCAGACCGGCGATGTTGATCCGACCGCCCCCGCGACCAGCGGCTGGCATATGCTGAAGGCCGGAACCGACGGTGCCAGCAAGACCAGCTTCAATTTTTCCGCCGGCGACATTCCGTCGACGCTGAAGCCCCATGCCGGCCTCGTCGTCCAGACCTTCGACACCGAGCGGCTGAAGGACGACATCTCGTCTGTGAAGACGATCGACCAGTATCACCATACGCTGACGCTCGACGATGCAGCTTCCTATGCCCTGCGCTCCGGCGGCACCTATCGGGTGATGAATGACGCCTCGCTGATCCGCGACGCCGGTGAATTCGGTTGGCGTGCCAGTGACGGCAAGCTGGTGGTGAAGCCCGAGCATCCCGCCAGCTTCGAAGCCGACGGCGTGGTCGTCGCCCGGCTCGGCTCGCTGATCAAGACCGCCGGCACCAGCAACCTGAGCATCGAGGGGCTGACCTTCGCCGATGCGCGGCATGATGGGGCGGCGCTGTCGATGCAGGGCGGGCAGGGCAACTCGGTCGGCGGCAACCACTTCGTCAATGTCGGCACCGCGGTCTCGCTCGACGGCACCGACGGCAGCCGCATCGCCGGCAATCATATGGAACATCTCGGCGCGAATGGTGTCTCGATGTTCCATGCCGCCGACGGCAACAGCATCTATGCCAACACCATCGAGCATATCGGCCTGATCGCTAAGGGCGGAGCCGCCATTGGTGGGACGGGCAGCAGCGAGACACTGGTTCGCAACAACGACATCACCGATGCTCCCCGCTACGGCGTGTCGTTCAAGGAATGGGACGACGGCCAGGTCAATCGCAACAACACGGTCGAATTCAATCGCATCCACCATGTCGGGCAGGAGACGGCCGACGGCGGCGGCATCGAAATGCTTGGTCGCTCTGGAACCGCCATGGGCTCCATCATCCGCGGCAACGAGTTGATCGACACCGGCGGCCTCGCCACCGATGGCCAGGGGAACTGGCTCACCGATCATAAGGGGTGGGGCATTTCGCTGGACGACCTGACCAGCGGCGTCATCGTTCGCGACAATTTCGTGAAGGGCTTCGCCTGGGCCGGCATCTATGTCCATGGTGGCGATGGCAACCTGCTGGAAAACAATTTCGGCGTCTCCAGCCGGGCCGAGGATCCTTTCATCCGCGTGGAATGGGTTCCGAAGGCTGGAGCGGACGCACGTCCGCATGACACCACGATCATCCGCAACCTTGCCGCCGGCGACTTGCCGATCGACCAGTACTGGAAGCTGCTCAGCCCCGGTTCCCTGACCATGGACGGTAACCTTGCTGCAAACGGCCGTGCCTTCGGTCCGAACGACGCGGTGTTCAACCCCGGTTTCACCGACTCTGCCCGCGGCGACTATTCTTTGAAGGAAAACGCGGACGCTCTCTCTCACGGCATCCACGACCTCAGCTGGTCGTCGATGGGCGTGGACGGTTACCACGCCGACAGCAGCATGCCGCTATTCTGGGACCACGCAGCCTGA
- a CDS encoding recombinase family protein — MKVALYARYSSDNQRDASIEDQLRLCRSYAERQGWRIVDSYSDRAISGSSLLRPGVQDLIADGLKRRFDVILTESLDRLSRDQEDIAGFYKRMCFAGVAIVTLSEGEVSELHIGLKGTMGALYLKDLADKTRRGLRGRVEEGKSGGGLCYGYEVVKQTAANGEATRGDRRINAAEAAVVRRIFSAYLGGASSRRIAWELNDEGVPGPQGSAWGASTIHGNPKRGTGILNNELYIGRLIWNRLRYVKDPDTGKRVSRLNPESEWVIQEVPELRIVDQDLWDAVKARQKAFALTPEETEEVDGNILTDRRRPKHLFAGLVKCGCCGGGYSMISKDLLGCSAARNKGTCGNLRNIRRDSLEASVLNGLRAHLMEPALFKEFCEEFTREMNRLRMEQSSEIAGRRKELERVQRELDRAVQAILDGVPGSQLKDKIGKLEARKAELTGMLASATEPPPLLHPNMAEVYRQRIAALHERLQSEETKAEAANILRGLVNQITLQPDGNGLAIVLRGDLAAMLSFAANTKKPGLRGETGLVCDRGSQASLVAGAGFEPAAFRL; from the coding sequence ATGAAGGTTGCCCTCTACGCCCGCTACTCATCCGACAACCAGCGCGACGCCTCCATCGAAGATCAGCTACGCCTGTGCCGGAGTTACGCCGAGCGGCAGGGCTGGCGCATCGTCGACAGCTATTCCGACCGGGCCATCTCCGGCTCCTCACTTTTACGCCCCGGCGTTCAGGATCTGATCGCCGACGGGCTGAAGCGGCGGTTCGACGTTATCCTGACCGAATCCCTCGACCGCCTGTCGCGCGACCAGGAGGACATCGCCGGCTTCTACAAGCGCATGTGTTTTGCCGGCGTCGCCATCGTGACGCTGTCGGAGGGCGAGGTCAGCGAGTTGCATATCGGCCTGAAAGGAACGATGGGCGCGCTGTATCTGAAGGACCTCGCCGACAAGACACGCCGCGGGCTGCGCGGCCGGGTCGAAGAGGGGAAGTCGGGTGGCGGATTGTGCTACGGCTATGAGGTGGTCAAGCAGACGGCCGCCAACGGTGAGGCGACCCGCGGCGACCGCCGGATCAATGCCGCCGAGGCCGCGGTGGTGCGTCGCATCTTCAGTGCCTACCTCGGCGGCGCGTCCTCGCGCCGGATCGCCTGGGAGCTGAACGACGAGGGCGTGCCCGGCCCACAGGGCAGCGCGTGGGGAGCGTCGACGATCCATGGCAACCCGAAACGCGGCACCGGCATCCTGAACAACGAGCTGTATATCGGCCGGCTGATTTGGAACCGGCTGCGCTACGTGAAGGACCCTGACACCGGCAAGCGGGTGTCGCGGCTCAATCCCGAGAGCGAATGGGTCATCCAGGAGGTCCCTGAGCTGCGCATCGTCGACCAGGACCTCTGGGACGCGGTCAAGGCCCGGCAGAAGGCCTTCGCCTTGACCCCGGAGGAGACCGAGGAGGTTGATGGAAATATCCTGACCGATCGCCGCCGACCGAAGCATCTGTTTGCTGGGCTGGTGAAGTGTGGCTGCTGCGGTGGCGGCTATAGCATGATTTCGAAGGATCTGCTCGGCTGCTCGGCTGCGCGCAACAAGGGCACCTGCGGCAACTTGAGGAACATCCGGCGGGACTCTCTGGAGGCGTCGGTGCTGAACGGGCTGCGCGCCCACCTGATGGAGCCGGCGCTGTTCAAGGAGTTCTGCGAGGAATTCACCCGCGAAATGAACCGGCTGCGCATGGAGCAAAGCTCCGAGATCGCCGGCCGCCGCAAAGAGTTGGAACGGGTTCAAAGGGAACTGGATCGCGCGGTCCAAGCCATTCTCGATGGAGTGCCCGGTAGCCAGCTCAAGGATAAGATCGGAAAGCTGGAAGCACGCAAGGCGGAACTCACCGGCATGTTGGCGAGCGCGACCGAGCCCCCTCCCCTTCTGCACCCGAACATGGCCGAAGTGTACAGGCAACGGATCGCGGCTCTGCACGAGCGCCTGCAGTCCGAGGAAACCAAGGCTGAAGCGGCCAACATCCTCCGCGGTCTGGTCAACCAGATCACCCTGCAGCCGGACGGCAACGGGCTGGCGATCGTGCTGCGCGGCGATCTGGCGGCGATGCTGAGCTTCGCCGCCAACACGAAGAAGCCCGGCCTCCGTGGGGAGACCGGGCTTGTCTGCGATCGAGGATCGCAAGCATCGTTGGTTGCGGGGGCAGGATTTGAACCTGCGGCCTTCAGGTTATGA